A section of the Spirosoma pollinicola genome encodes:
- a CDS encoding ATP-binding protein, with amino-acid sequence MKPALFLLIAALWWQVAWGQRSLPSTRIVAVKAGNNQKDSAFTTISLSQKQPIRLANNQNYLLFSFADEHNASQKTVQYKLKGLDYAWITCTNCSQALYAHLDGGDYTFLVKPASPNATADEFAFVIEGAVWHKWWFIPLLFLYALVFVGVCIYFFVLYRFRQKLLEQRHIHRVKMASMAELTAGIAHEIQNPLNFVNNFAEVSVELMHEQREALSKGDLDEANYIADDLEENLQRIAQNGQRASNIVRGMLEHARISTGEREPTNLNALCEEYLRLAYQGMTHFGASPDHGLPARVQFACTLETNFDPSLPLVPVVPQDISRVLLNLFNNAFYAVGQKQKTASMDYQPTVTVSTALLRHQSDRRAVELRICDNGTGIPDAIKEKIFQPFFTTKPTGEGTGLGLSLSYDIITNGHGGEMTVQSQQGEGATFILKLIL; translated from the coding sequence ATGAAACCTGCCCTTTTTCTGCTCATTGCTGCGCTTTGGTGGCAGGTTGCGTGGGGGCAGCGTAGCCTTCCATCGACCCGGATTGTGGCGGTGAAGGCCGGAAATAATCAGAAAGATTCGGCCTTCACTACCATAAGCTTATCCCAAAAACAACCCATCCGGCTGGCCAACAATCAGAATTATCTACTGTTTAGCTTTGCCGATGAGCATAATGCATCGCAGAAAACAGTTCAGTATAAGCTGAAGGGACTTGATTATGCCTGGATCACCTGCACCAATTGCTCGCAGGCACTGTATGCTCACCTGGATGGTGGCGACTACACGTTTCTTGTCAAACCTGCGTCACCGAATGCCACGGCCGACGAATTTGCTTTCGTTATCGAAGGAGCCGTCTGGCACAAGTGGTGGTTTATTCCTCTGCTCTTTCTGTATGCGCTTGTTTTCGTTGGTGTGTGCATCTACTTTTTTGTCCTGTATCGGTTTCGTCAAAAGCTTCTGGAGCAGCGCCACATTCACCGGGTAAAGATGGCCTCAATGGCCGAGCTCACTGCCGGTATTGCCCACGAGATTCAGAACCCGCTCAACTTCGTCAACAACTTCGCCGAAGTGTCGGTCGAGTTGATGCACGAACAACGAGAAGCCTTATCAAAAGGTGACCTGGACGAAGCAAACTACATTGCCGACGATCTGGAGGAAAATCTGCAACGTATCGCTCAAAACGGGCAACGGGCCAGCAACATTGTCAGGGGGATGCTCGAACACGCCCGCATCAGCACCGGAGAGCGGGAGCCCACTAATCTTAATGCCCTCTGTGAGGAATACCTGCGGCTGGCTTATCAGGGGATGACCCACTTTGGCGCATCGCCGGACCATGGACTGCCGGCCCGGGTTCAATTTGCCTGCACGCTGGAAACTAACTTTGACCCCAGTCTGCCTTTAGTCCCGGTGGTGCCGCAGGACATCAGCCGCGTATTGCTTAACCTGTTTAACAATGCTTTTTATGCCGTGGGCCAGAAGCAGAAAACAGCTTCAATGGATTACCAGCCGACTGTTACGGTCAGCACAGCCCTGCTTCGTCATCAATCTGACCGCCGAGCAGTCGAACTTCGGATTTGTGACAATGGAACGGGCATTCCCGACGCGATAAAAGAGAAGATCTTTCAGCCCTTTTTTACGACCAAGCCCACCGGCGAAGGCACGGGGCTTGGCTTATCGTTGAGTTATGATATTATTACCAACGGACATGGGGGCGAAATGACGGTGCAGTCGCAGCAGGGTGAGGGCGCAACGTTTATACTGAAACTAATTCTGTAG
- a CDS encoding response regulator, translating to MSTKILVVDDEVSLQPLMQQRFRRKIQAGDYVFSFATSGQAALAILKTGPEVDVLLLDINMPDIDGLTLLSQLPQVAPTSRALMVSAYGDLANVRTAMNRGAFDFVMKPIDFKDLELTIDKTARHVGQLRESIHAKAVAELKARFFDNITHEFRTPLSLILAPVDNLLQNPRQDEALRRSLLTIQRNANQLLNLINQLLDLAKLEADSLPLLESSGDVITFLDDVVNSFGAMADQKQLSLTFSSNLQHQEINFDVDKWQKILANLMSNAIKFTAAGGKVAVVCVVGQKQLVLTVADTGVGIPPEHISRIFDRFYQVDASLTRAYEGSGIGLSLAYELTRRLGGHLSVESQPGRGTIFTVELPIQKVVKSATYGIRIQPRPTVPLWVEDHPLTTNLEESDRPLILLVEDNSELITFIAESLSGQYRILTAANGRQGLELAQRELPDIVVSDVMMPEMDGYQLTHQLKNSPDTNHIAVLLLTARSGVQHRREGLLEGADDYLTKPFDMTELTLRLRNMVSRQQKIRDYYLRSLTKPDPQPTLTVPEADKPVTPQTVFMNKLYRCIETHLDESAYRAEALADDMAMSVRTLTRKLHSLVGVSPARLIRTYRLRRACDLLKIGHPVSETAYLVGFEHPTNFATAFKEVYQQTPTEFVAADLKR from the coding sequence ATGAGCACCAAGATACTGGTAGTGGACGACGAAGTCAGTTTACAACCACTTATGCAACAACGTTTCCGGCGCAAAATACAGGCTGGCGACTATGTATTCAGCTTTGCAACCAGTGGTCAGGCAGCGCTGGCTATTTTAAAAACTGGACCGGAGGTGGATGTATTGCTGCTTGACATCAATATGCCCGACATAGACGGCTTGACTTTACTTAGCCAGCTCCCGCAAGTAGCACCCACCAGCCGGGCGTTGATGGTATCGGCCTATGGCGATCTGGCCAATGTACGCACTGCTATGAACCGGGGTGCTTTCGATTTTGTCATGAAGCCTATTGATTTCAAGGATCTGGAACTGACCATTGATAAAACGGCCCGCCATGTGGGACAGTTGCGCGAGTCGATTCATGCAAAGGCCGTTGCCGAGTTAAAGGCCCGATTTTTCGATAACATCACGCATGAATTCCGGACTCCGCTCTCGCTCATTCTGGCTCCCGTTGATAACCTGTTGCAGAATCCCCGACAGGACGAGGCACTACGCCGGAGCCTGCTTACCATCCAGCGGAATGCAAATCAATTACTTAACTTAATTAATCAACTCCTTGACCTGGCCAAACTGGAAGCCGATAGTCTGCCACTGCTCGAGTCGAGCGGGGATGTTATCACTTTTCTGGACGATGTTGTCAACTCCTTCGGCGCAATGGCCGATCAGAAACAACTTTCCCTGACGTTTTCCAGTAACCTTCAGCATCAGGAGATCAATTTTGATGTCGATAAATGGCAAAAGATTCTCGCCAACCTTATGTCGAACGCCATCAAGTTTACGGCCGCCGGCGGTAAAGTCGCCGTGGTTTGCGTGGTGGGCCAAAAGCAGTTGGTCCTGACGGTCGCCGACACGGGAGTGGGTATTCCACCGGAACACATAAGTCGAATATTTGATCGGTTCTATCAGGTAGATGCTTCCCTGACCCGAGCCTACGAAGGGTCGGGAATTGGCCTCTCGCTAGCGTATGAACTGACGCGTCGGCTAGGGGGGCATCTCTCCGTCGAAAGTCAGCCGGGCCGTGGTACCATTTTTACGGTCGAGCTGCCTATCCAGAAAGTAGTTAAATCCGCCACCTACGGGATACGGATACAGCCCCGGCCAACGGTTCCTCTCTGGGTGGAAGACCATCCGCTAACTACCAATCTGGAAGAATCTGACCGTCCGCTTATTCTGTTGGTCGAAGATAATTCGGAACTGATCACCTTCATCGCCGAATCACTTTCGGGTCAGTACCGGATACTGACCGCTGCCAATGGTCGGCAAGGGCTGGAACTGGCACAGCGTGAATTGCCCGACATTGTGGTGTCGGATGTGATGATGCCTGAGATGGATGGCTATCAATTAACTCATCAGTTGAAAAATAGCCCCGACACCAATCATATTGCCGTGCTTTTGCTTACAGCCCGTTCCGGTGTTCAACACCGTCGGGAGGGCCTGTTGGAAGGGGCCGATGATTACCTGACAAAGCCGTTCGATATGACAGAGCTGACATTGCGACTCCGGAATATGGTTAGTCGGCAGCAGAAAATACGGGATTATTATCTGCGATCTCTCACCAAACCGGACCCGCAACCAACGCTTACCGTGCCGGAAGCAGATAAACCGGTTACCCCTCAAACCGTGTTTATGAACAAACTCTACAGATGTATCGAAACACATCTGGACGAATCTGCTTATAGGGCCGAAGCGCTGGCCGACGATATGGCCATGAGCGTACGAACCCTGACACGCAAGCTTCATTCGCTGGTAGGGGTAAGCCCCGCCCGCCTAATTCGCACCTACCGGCTTCGGCGTGCCTGCGACCTGCTTAAAATTGGGCATCCGGTTTCAGAAACGGCTTATCTCGTTGGGTTTGAGCATCCCACAAACTTTGCCACTGCGTTTAAAGAGGTATATCAACAAACGCCCACAGAATTTGTGGCAGCCGACCTTAAACGATAG
- a CDS encoding DUF4832 domain-containing protein yields the protein MIHLLRLLPGLVVYMLLSQTVLQAQNHHLTYIESQQDFPNPERGFYIPISTSSARFVPLDSAKLALYRTQSQRVSKATYSINCSLVYRSYRLETFKSSPLSEDFLKKVSNDFAIAKKAGVKLILRFAYTEQATTGTCPDQYKICPPYGDAPKAIVLTHISQLSPLLHEHAAVIAVLQMGFIGIWGENYFTDYFGDASTNSLGVVPDSSWRDRNQVLAALLKALPKDRMVQVRTPQIKQRFAYGPKAPITSAAMNSGDGYTTSDLARIGFHNDCFLASADDYGTFYDVGNSSTKRGPATIPLRRYMAQDSRYTAVGGETCDDAFSPQNDCAPLGRAEEEMALMHYSYLNASYNNEVNNDWQTQGCMDNIRRRLGYRFVLRSATIPDHVKAGQRLQIDLILQNVGYSAPYNPRPFQLILRNTDNGAIHSITLKTDVRRLSPGSHQLRHTLQLPAALKAGRYELLLNLPDGYSSLAQNPNYSIRLANTDLWEDRTGYNNLKHTLIVGP from the coding sequence ATGATCCACCTGTTACGGCTGTTGCCGGGATTAGTTGTCTATATGTTGCTTAGCCAGACAGTTCTCCAGGCACAGAACCATCACTTGACTTACATAGAAAGTCAGCAGGATTTCCCGAACCCCGAACGGGGATTTTATATCCCGATCAGTACGTCTTCCGCTCGATTCGTACCCCTCGATTCGGCTAAACTGGCACTGTATCGAACCCAGTCCCAGCGCGTTTCCAAGGCCACTTATTCGATTAACTGTTCTCTAGTGTATCGGAGCTATCGACTGGAAACCTTTAAAAGCAGCCCACTGAGCGAGGATTTCCTTAAAAAAGTAAGCAATGACTTTGCTATCGCCAAAAAGGCGGGCGTTAAGCTCATTCTCCGGTTTGCCTATACGGAACAGGCGACAACGGGTACCTGTCCGGATCAATACAAAATTTGTCCACCTTATGGCGATGCCCCTAAAGCAATCGTGCTGACGCATATCAGCCAGTTAAGCCCCCTGCTTCATGAACATGCCGCTGTTATTGCCGTGCTGCAAATGGGGTTTATTGGCATTTGGGGCGAAAATTACTTCACTGATTATTTTGGCGATGCGTCGACCAATAGTCTTGGCGTGGTACCCGACAGCAGTTGGCGGGATCGTAATCAGGTATTGGCCGCTCTGCTGAAAGCCTTGCCTAAAGACCGCATGGTGCAGGTTCGCACCCCACAGATCAAGCAGCGGTTTGCGTATGGACCCAAAGCACCAATTACATCGGCCGCCATGAACTCCGGGGATGGATACACCACTTCCGACCTCGCTCGAATCGGCTTTCATAACGACTGCTTTTTAGCCAGTGCAGATGATTACGGCACCTTTTATGATGTCGGCAACTCCTCGACAAAGCGCGGCCCGGCCACGATTCCCCTACGTCGGTATATGGCGCAGGATAGTCGGTATACGGCGGTGGGGGGCGAAACCTGTGACGATGCGTTCAGTCCGCAAAATGACTGTGCCCCTCTGGGTCGTGCCGAGGAGGAAATGGCCCTGATGCACTACAGCTACCTGAATGCCAGCTACAATAACGAGGTAAACAATGACTGGCAAACGCAGGGATGTATGGACAATATCCGTCGTCGGCTGGGTTACCGATTCGTACTACGGTCAGCGACAATTCCTGACCATGTTAAGGCAGGCCAGCGACTACAGATTGACCTGATTCTGCAAAATGTAGGCTATAGCGCCCCTTACAATCCCAGGCCTTTTCAACTCATCCTGCGAAATACGGATAATGGTGCCATTCATAGCATTACACTAAAAACGGATGTCCGACGGTTATCTCCCGGCTCTCATCAGCTACGCCATACGCTTCAGCTTCCGGCTGCCCTTAAAGCAGGTCGCTACGAACTACTGTTGAACCTGCCTGACGGGTATAGTTCACTCGCCCAAAATCCGAACTATAGTATCAGGCTGGCCAATACGGACCTTTGGGAAGATCGCACAGGGTACAATAACCTGAAGCATACTCTTATTGTCGGGCCATAA
- a CDS encoding outer membrane beta-barrel protein has protein sequence MKTVLIYLLSTALISPVLAQTTVRGSLLDRANKPLPFASIALINARDSSLVKGNLASAEGQFLFEQVKPGQYRISVTMVGFQPTKSAVITVIDSPVVVPALLLNETTQELKEVAVSAQKPLFEQQIDRMVINVQSSIMAAGSTVLDILERSPGVTVDRNNSVLAMNGKQGVMVMLNGKLSRIPLTSLLPMLGGMNAGNIEKIELITTPPAQYDAEGNAGLINIVTRRNTSLGTNGSWTTNFGYGRWERAGVSGNINRKTEKVSLFADYSGQMNHLIRLYTFSRTLTQPVPTYTEGTITRNQRDWVHNGQAGLEWSLNPRTTFSSLATLQNYQSNQIAFNYAKTTRLGLPLTEVNVRDDELNDTWTYTGNVNLRHTLPKGAISVDVDYIHYWNNNPHRYQFDTDYKQENRLEREFVRNSKQTPIRLWVAKLDYSQNLNKTIKLETGAKSTFAHFNNNIRFERQQNDNWIVDSTLSQNVQMNETIWAGYINLGGQVTAKNRLQAGLRYEHTQTDLRTIDGKPLVYRNYGNWFPTVFWVHTLNPASSIQLSYSQRISRPTFLQLAPYLYYADPSNSGGGNERLLPGLSKVIQGTYQFKKNFLLTLGYTRIINAISFNLTVIPAENRQVTRPENLDQADNLSLTFSFPLVLTPWWQMQTSLLGYRQATQFTQEGITQQQHQHAFRLTHSQTFTLPHNFAAEVSGFYQSRSLIGVMHRRPFGVLNIAVKKQLPGNKGSLRLAGEDLLWSSFLAYEVSNPSQGYSATAGGRGNHTRLLRLTYTRSFGNQKVKVNTTRITGSDDERKRIN, from the coding sequence ATGAAAACGGTACTCATCTATCTTCTGTCCACTGCACTCATCAGCCCTGTACTGGCCCAGACAACGGTTCGCGGCTCCCTGCTCGACAGGGCGAACAAGCCCCTTCCTTTTGCCAGTATTGCGTTGATCAACGCCCGCGATTCCAGCCTGGTAAAAGGTAATCTTGCCTCGGCTGAAGGTCAATTCCTGTTTGAGCAGGTAAAGCCCGGCCAATACCGGATCAGCGTAACGATGGTGGGGTTCCAGCCCACCAAAAGCGCCGTTATTACCGTGATTGATTCTCCGGTGGTCGTGCCTGCTCTGCTACTAAATGAGACCACTCAGGAACTGAAAGAGGTGGCTGTCTCGGCGCAGAAACCTTTGTTCGAGCAGCAGATCGACCGCATGGTTATCAATGTGCAGAGCAGCATTATGGCTGCTGGAAGTACAGTTCTCGATATTCTGGAACGCTCTCCTGGCGTTACAGTCGACCGGAATAATAGTGTGCTGGCCATGAATGGGAAACAGGGCGTGATGGTCATGCTCAACGGCAAGCTTTCGCGCATACCGCTAACGAGTTTACTGCCTATGTTGGGCGGAATGAATGCGGGTAACATTGAAAAAATTGAACTGATTACCACGCCCCCGGCTCAGTATGACGCTGAAGGCAATGCCGGCCTGATCAATATTGTTACCAGGCGCAATACCAGTCTGGGTACAAACGGATCGTGGACGACTAATTTCGGGTATGGCCGCTGGGAGCGGGCGGGCGTATCGGGCAACATCAACCGTAAAACGGAGAAAGTAAGCCTGTTTGCCGATTACTCCGGGCAAATGAACCACCTGATTCGACTGTACACCTTCAGCCGGACACTGACCCAACCTGTTCCGACCTATACGGAGGGGACTATTACCCGGAATCAACGCGACTGGGTTCATAATGGGCAGGCTGGCCTCGAATGGAGCCTGAACCCCCGAACGACCTTCAGCAGCCTGGCCACTCTTCAGAACTACCAATCGAATCAGATCGCGTTCAACTACGCCAAAACCACCCGGCTTGGGCTTCCTCTGACCGAGGTGAACGTTCGGGACGACGAACTGAACGACACCTGGACGTATACGGGCAACGTGAATCTGCGTCATACACTTCCCAAAGGGGCCATCAGCGTGGATGTAGACTACATCCATTACTGGAACAATAATCCGCACCGCTATCAGTTCGACACCGATTATAAACAGGAGAATAGACTTGAGCGGGAATTTGTCCGGAATTCAAAACAGACGCCTATCCGGCTGTGGGTTGCCAAACTGGATTACAGTCAAAACCTGAACAAAACGATCAAGCTGGAAACGGGAGCCAAAAGCACGTTTGCTCACTTCAATAACAACATTCGATTCGAACGACAGCAGAACGACAACTGGATCGTTGACTCTACGTTGAGTCAGAATGTGCAGATGAACGAGACCATCTGGGCCGGATACATCAACCTTGGCGGGCAGGTGACAGCCAAAAATCGCCTACAGGCCGGGCTTCGCTACGAGCATACTCAAACTGATTTGCGCACCATCGATGGGAAACCGCTGGTGTACCGCAACTACGGAAACTGGTTCCCTACGGTGTTCTGGGTTCATACGCTGAATCCAGCCAGCAGTATACAACTGTCGTATAGTCAGCGCATTAGCCGTCCAACGTTTCTGCAACTGGCACCCTATTTATATTATGCTGACCCCAGCAACTCCGGCGGTGGCAATGAACGACTGTTGCCGGGGCTTTCGAAGGTCATCCAGGGCACCTATCAGTTCAAAAAGAATTTTTTGCTTACGCTGGGATATACCCGCATCATAAACGCCATTTCATTTAATCTGACGGTTATTCCCGCCGAGAACCGTCAGGTAACCCGGCCGGAGAATCTGGATCAGGCCGACAATCTGTCACTTACGTTTAGTTTCCCGCTCGTTCTGACGCCCTGGTGGCAAATGCAGACTAGTTTGTTGGGCTATCGTCAGGCTACGCAGTTCACCCAGGAGGGAATTACCCAACAGCAACACCAGCATGCATTTCGCCTGACACATAGCCAGACGTTTACATTGCCCCACAATTTTGCGGCTGAGGTATCTGGCTTTTACCAAAGTCGCAGCCTGATTGGCGTGATGCACCGCCGTCCGTTCGGAGTCCTGAATATAGCGGTAAAAAAGCAGCTTCCGGGCAATAAAGGCTCGTTGCGGCTGGCGGGCGAGGATCTGCTCTGGAGCAGTTTTTTAGCTTATGAAGTGAGTAATCCTTCGCAGGGCTATTCGGCTACCGCTGGTGGTCGGGGTAATCATACACGCTTGCTACGGTTGACCTACACCCGCTCGTTTGGCAATCAGAAAGTGAAGGTGAACACGACGCGAATAACCGGCTCCGACGATGAGCGCAAACGGATCAACTAA
- a CDS encoding DUF7133 domain-containing protein — MYKISLSFFSAFLLSFGTNQDLGQSKKQAVVTAVSQVPDYPADLQVTPFTGPDLTPSPACLAVAPTGEVFVGVDKQGSLGKKPNMGSIVRLVDQNNDGKVDLHTTFASVNNPRGIIALGNQLFVLHAVFSPETGKATGMNLVVFEDKDWDGQADGPSKPLVEHISNAKFIQERGVDHATNGIRMGIDGWIYIAVGDFGFHDAVDRSGKKLTMLGGGIVRVRPDGTEMEIFSHGTRNIYDVAIDPYMNIFTRDNTNDGGGWNIRFSHQLQSGEYGYPMLFKHFTDEIIPALVDVGGGSGTGALFLDEPTWPQKYNKVPMMADWGRNQLYIHRVTPDKGSFTQQEEAFIKLPQITDVDVDGSGRLYLSAWNGAGYSGNPDKGYVVRAVPQNWTYQPFPNLKKASVKKLGTLLTSTSAVARLYASQELLTRPEKQAAKVAWKVASNQNLPLANRVAGIFTYAQASGEKGIDKLASLTQDASVREFALRALADRKPFIKNVQMEPFVQGVNDPSERVQIAALIGLGRLERADAATTLLKVNVPNSFVAPGKDSEGPHATPNASLVPAHLAVRSLVKLNAVTACVQAINSPNATLALWALRYMPTPEAVDGLISAYQQAKDGAIKSQILTTLGRLYKQEAPYDASWWWSTRPDTHGPYYKSVVWDSSPTIKKMLVAEWQQTSDKQFFVDLNSRLRLDIAEFGVEEPVAIQQENKIDLDKIRSKKGQVGEASIEDVMLAMAKLPGDAALGKTLFAQQGCVACHSLSRNEPMKGPFMGQIGSIMNREQIAESILKPNASISQGFATVSITAKGNKNYTGFITEESATRLVLRDIGGQVYTIKKADLLSRKEMESSMMPTGLASALSYDEFASLITFLSQQK; from the coding sequence ATGTACAAGATTTCGTTAAGCTTCTTTTCCGCCTTTCTGCTGAGCTTTGGCACAAATCAGGACTTGGGGCAGAGCAAGAAACAGGCCGTTGTCACGGCGGTTTCCCAGGTACCGGATTATCCGGCTGATTTACAGGTAACGCCTTTCACCGGCCCTGATCTGACTCCCAGTCCGGCGTGTCTGGCCGTAGCTCCAACCGGCGAGGTATTTGTTGGGGTCGATAAGCAGGGGTCGCTGGGTAAAAAACCGAACATGGGTAGCATTGTGCGGCTGGTGGACCAGAATAACGACGGGAAAGTAGACCTGCATACAACGTTTGCCAGCGTAAATAACCCAAGGGGTATCATTGCCCTGGGCAACCAGTTGTTTGTGTTGCACGCCGTTTTCTCGCCCGAAACCGGGAAGGCTACGGGAATGAATCTGGTGGTATTTGAGGACAAGGATTGGGATGGACAGGCAGATGGTCCGTCCAAACCGCTGGTCGAGCATATTAGTAACGCCAAATTTATTCAGGAGCGGGGAGTGGATCATGCAACCAATGGTATCCGAATGGGGATCGACGGCTGGATATACATTGCCGTGGGCGACTTTGGTTTCCATGATGCGGTAGACCGCTCGGGGAAAAAGCTAACCATGCTGGGCGGAGGGATTGTCCGGGTAAGGCCGGATGGGACCGAAATGGAAATATTCTCCCACGGCACGCGTAACATCTACGACGTAGCGATTGACCCGTACATGAATATCTTCACGCGGGACAACACCAATGATGGAGGAGGCTGGAATATTCGTTTCAGCCATCAGCTTCAATCGGGCGAGTACGGCTATCCAATGTTGTTCAAGCATTTTACCGACGAGATCATTCCCGCTCTGGTCGATGTTGGTGGCGGGTCAGGTACGGGTGCTTTGTTTTTGGATGAACCTACCTGGCCGCAAAAGTACAATAAGGTGCCCATGATGGCCGATTGGGGTCGCAATCAGCTATACATTCACCGGGTCACGCCCGACAAAGGCTCGTTCACTCAACAGGAAGAAGCCTTTATCAAACTACCCCAGATTACCGATGTAGACGTGGATGGCTCGGGCCGACTGTATCTGTCAGCCTGGAATGGGGCGGGTTATTCGGGAAATCCTGACAAGGGCTACGTCGTGCGGGCGGTGCCGCAAAACTGGACCTACCAGCCTTTCCCGAATCTTAAAAAAGCCTCGGTAAAAAAGCTGGGCACATTGCTTACCTCGACGAGTGCGGTGGCGCGGTTATATGCTTCTCAGGAACTGCTGACCCGTCCGGAAAAGCAAGCGGCAAAAGTCGCCTGGAAAGTGGCTTCAAATCAGAATCTGCCGTTAGCTAACCGGGTGGCGGGTATCTTCACCTACGCCCAGGCCAGCGGAGAAAAAGGGATTGACAAACTGGCCAGCCTCACTCAGGATGCATCCGTCAGGGAGTTCGCTCTCCGGGCACTGGCCGACCGAAAGCCGTTCATCAAAAACGTGCAAATGGAGCCTTTCGTACAGGGAGTGAACGATCCTTCGGAGCGGGTACAGATCGCTGCTTTGATTGGTCTGGGTCGCCTGGAGCGAGCCGACGCGGCAACTACATTACTGAAAGTCAATGTGCCTAATTCGTTTGTTGCGCCGGGTAAAGACAGCGAAGGCCCGCATGCCACGCCCAATGCCTCCCTCGTTCCGGCCCATCTGGCGGTTCGCTCGCTGGTGAAGCTGAACGCTGTTACGGCCTGCGTGCAGGCAATCAACTCCCCAAATGCTACCCTGGCGCTATGGGCTTTGCGGTATATGCCTACGCCGGAAGCAGTAGATGGGTTAATTAGTGCGTACCAGCAGGCCAAAGACGGGGCTATTAAAAGCCAGATCCTGACTACGCTGGGGCGCTTATATAAACAGGAAGCCCCGTATGATGCTTCCTGGTGGTGGAGCACCCGCCCGGATACGCATGGTCCCTATTATAAATCGGTCGTTTGGGATTCATCCCCCACTATCAAAAAAATGTTGGTTGCCGAATGGCAGCAGACCAGTGATAAACAGTTTTTTGTCGACCTCAACAGTCGATTACGTCTGGATATTGCTGAGTTTGGGGTGGAGGAGCCGGTGGCCATTCAGCAGGAAAATAAAATCGACCTGGACAAAATTCGCAGTAAAAAGGGGCAGGTTGGCGAAGCGTCGATCGAAGATGTGATGCTGGCTATGGCAAAACTACCGGGCGATGCAGCCCTGGGTAAAACCTTGTTTGCACAACAAGGCTGCGTGGCCTGCCATAGCCTCTCCAGAAACGAACCAATGAAAGGCCCTTTTATGGGGCAGATTGGCTCAATTATGAATCGGGAACAGATTGCGGAGTCCATTTTAAAACCAAACGCATCCATATCACAGGGATTCGCCACCGTGTCGATTACCGCAAAAGGGAATAAGAACTATACGGGATTTATTACGGAGGAGTCTGCTACCCGATTGGTTCTGCGGGACATTGGGGGGCAAGTGTATACCATCAAAAAAGCTGACTTGCTGAGTCGAAAGGAAATGGAATCGTCCATGATGCCGACGGGCTTAGCCAGTGCCTTGTCGTATGATGAGTTTGCCTCGCTGATTACATTTTTATCACAACAGAAATAA
- a CDS encoding MFS transporter — protein sequence MIDTPAKPPKHTASKISLRALDAANFFLADVRDGLGPYLAIYLLTTLHWDAQTIGIAMSVMGIATVVAQTPAGALVDRTRRKRILSVVASLLIATAALLTITWPRYGVILGGQAMMGVAAAWFAPAIAALTLGLVGPKALDGRVGRNETFNHAGNVFAAVMAGLIGYYLRTEGIFVLLAVMSLLSSVAVWRIRETDIDHELARGKGPKDEPENPEGKPTGIRAVLGNRSILFFALACVLFHFANAAMLPLLGQRLAKGINAGASSAYMSACIIVAQLVMIPVSHLTGKLAPKGRKRLLLIGFAVLPIRGLLYTLTNDPVLLVAIQILDGVGAGLFGVLSILIVSDLTSGSGLFNTTQGAIATAVGLGSSLSNVFAGALLQRTSYNVAFLTLAALALVALAVLWFFVPETSPQAKKDT from the coding sequence ATGATCGACACCCCCGCTAAACCCCCAAAACACACAGCCAGCAAAATCAGTCTTCGCGCGCTGGATGCGGCCAACTTTTTTCTGGCCGATGTTCGCGATGGGCTGGGTCCGTACCTGGCTATTTATCTGCTCACCACATTGCATTGGGACGCCCAAACAATTGGTATTGCTATGTCGGTGATGGGTATTGCAACCGTAGTGGCCCAGACGCCCGCTGGTGCTCTTGTCGACCGTACACGCCGAAAACGCATCCTGTCTGTTGTGGCATCGCTGTTAATTGCTACGGCAGCTCTGCTTACCATCACCTGGCCTCGGTATGGGGTCATTTTGGGCGGTCAGGCCATGATGGGGGTAGCTGCGGCCTGGTTTGCTCCCGCCATTGCCGCATTGACCCTCGGGCTGGTTGGCCCAAAAGCACTCGACGGACGGGTGGGTCGAAACGAAACATTCAATCACGCGGGGAATGTATTTGCTGCGGTGATGGCTGGCCTGATTGGTTATTACCTCCGAACGGAAGGGATATTTGTGTTGCTGGCCGTCATGTCGCTGCTCAGTAGCGTGGCCGTCTGGCGCATCCGTGAAACCGACATCGACCATGAACTGGCGCGGGGAAAGGGGCCGAAAGACGAGCCGGAAAATCCGGAAGGGAAGCCAACCGGTATCCGGGCCGTACTGGGCAACCGATCCATTCTGTTTTTCGCGCTGGCTTGTGTACTTTTTCATTTCGCCAATGCCGCCATGTTGCCCCTGTTAGGGCAGCGTTTGGCTAAAGGCATCAACGCCGGGGCTTCATCGGCCTACATGTCGGCCTGCATTATTGTCGCGCAACTGGTTATGATTCCTGTCAGTCACCTCACAGGAAAGTTGGCTCCCAAAGGGCGTAAGCGGTTGCTGCTCATCGGCTTTGCTGTGCTCCCCATCCGGGGTTTGCTCTACACCCTCACTAATGATCCTGTTTTGCTCGTCGCTATTCAGATTCTGGATGGCGTTGGCGCGGGCCTGTTCGGGGTTCTTTCCATTCTGATCGTCTCAGATTTAACCAGCGGTAGTGGGCTATTCAATACCACGCAGGGTGCAATTGCTACGGCTGTTGGCTTAGGCTCCTCGCTCAGCAACGTCTTTGCCGGTGCTTTACTCCAGCGAACCAGTTACAACGTCGCCTTCCTGACACTAGCTGCCCTGGCTCTTGTAGCTCTTGCCGTTCTGTGGTTTTTTGTACCGGAAACGAGTCCGCAAGCGAAAAAGGATACCTAG